From a region of the Terriglobales bacterium genome:
- a CDS encoding histidine kinase dimerization/phospho-acceptor domain-containing protein, whose protein sequence is MDNVLIIADDADFTRSLVGRWQMERAVPTFTQVTSELWTPSVQAGYPLTVIGPIAPARLDSILSSLEAYHALGICVTDDGSRVQGIRTAHPRILVFRQYDGWVDTLVLLAAEMLKRVDVLSQLRRAEQAAASDHRHATLGRYILEMRHSFNNALTSVLGNAELLLLEPGAVSAQVREQIDTIHSMALRMHEIMQRLSSLEAEMNCTEKFSQNETSPSSQAYAIRF, encoded by the coding sequence GTGGACAATGTTCTGATCATCGCGGACGACGCCGATTTCACCCGCAGTCTGGTCGGTCGCTGGCAGATGGAGCGCGCCGTGCCGACCTTCACCCAGGTGACCAGCGAACTGTGGACGCCGTCTGTGCAGGCGGGCTATCCGCTCACCGTGATCGGCCCGATTGCGCCGGCGCGCCTGGATAGCATCCTCAGCAGCCTGGAGGCGTATCACGCGCTGGGGATCTGCGTCACCGATGACGGCAGCCGGGTGCAGGGGATCCGCACCGCCCATCCCCGTATCCTGGTGTTCCGCCAGTACGACGGTTGGGTGGATACGCTGGTGCTCCTGGCCGCCGAGATGCTCAAGCGCGTCGATGTCCTCTCGCAGTTGCGGCGTGCCGAACAGGCCGCGGCCAGCGACCATCGCCATGCCACCCTCGGCCGCTACATCCTGGAGATGCGGCACAGTTTCAACAACGCCCTCACCTCCGTGCTGGGCAATGCCGAATTGCTGCTGCTGGAACCGGGAGCGGTGTCGGCGCAGGTGCGCGAGCAGATCGACACCATCCACAGCATGGCGCTACGCATGCACGAAATCATGCAGCGGCTGTCCTCGCTGGAAGCGGAGATGAACTGCACTGAGAAATTCTCTCAAAATGAGACGTCGCCCTCGTCTCAGGCCTATGCCATCCGTTTCTAG
- a CDS encoding response regulator produces MKKILIVDDSQSEAKVMQSVLQQAGYWPVAIHDSTKIEQTIDVERPALILLDVVMPQRNGFQACRELKGSAEYGRIPIVLVTSKSSDSDKFWGQQQGADGYVVKPFTPAQLLVAVQKFVG; encoded by the coding sequence GTGAAGAAGATCCTGATCGTGGACGATTCGCAGTCGGAGGCCAAGGTGATGCAGTCGGTGCTCCAGCAGGCAGGCTACTGGCCGGTGGCCATCCACGATTCCACCAAGATCGAGCAGACCATCGACGTGGAGCGTCCGGCGCTGATCCTGCTGGATGTGGTGATGCCGCAGCGCAATGGCTTTCAGGCGTGCCGCGAGTTGAAGGGAAGCGCCGAGTACGGCCGCATCCCCATCGTCCTGGTGACGTCGAAGAGCAGCGACAGCGACAAGTTCTGGGGCCAGCAGCAAGGGGCCGATGGGTACGTGGTCAAGCCCTTCACCCCGGCGCAGCTCCTGGTGGCGGTCCAGAAGTTCGTAGGCTGA
- a CDS encoding chemotaxis protein CheW, which translates to MAENPQLEPQAQPAETAEPQVAPEEQLPESQYCIFRAGRERFSLSVLDVEEVVEWPAVTRMPLSPAFLMGIFNLRGSIVPVIDIAFTEGRRPDLPPKHVVVGVLKGDGERDDLRLGIAADEVIGTYSTSESLLVDEAPKDVPHCCGMLRHDDRLALHLDLKKVTETFPVPVI; encoded by the coding sequence ATGGCGGAGAACCCACAACTCGAACCGCAAGCGCAGCCGGCGGAAACCGCTGAACCACAGGTTGCGCCAGAGGAGCAACTGCCCGAGTCGCAGTACTGCATCTTTCGGGCAGGGCGGGAGCGCTTCTCTCTGTCCGTGCTGGACGTCGAGGAAGTGGTGGAATGGCCGGCGGTGACGCGCATGCCGCTGTCGCCGGCGTTCCTGATGGGAATCTTCAACCTGCGCGGTTCCATCGTGCCGGTGATCGACATCGCCTTCACCGAAGGCCGGCGTCCGGACCTGCCCCCCAAGCACGTCGTGGTCGGCGTGCTGAAGGGAGATGGCGAGCGCGACGACCTGCGTTTGGGCATCGCCGCCGACGAAGTCATCGGGACTTACAGCACCAGCGAATCGCTCCTGGTGGACGAGGCCCCGAAGGATGTGCCGCACTGCTGCGGCATGCTGCGCCACGACGATCGTCTGGCGCTGCACCTGGATTTGAAGAAAGTCACCGAGACGTTCCCCGTCCCGGTGATCTAG
- a CDS encoding methyl-accepting chemotaxis protein, protein MNSTIWMLVLVNVVAMAAMLGLGYGAGAWAKGLPILDAVSASSQAGMRLLGGLLVLFIAAGITFIVLGSKVSKPVKELTEFSERLAAGDYRASADIDSQDDFGFIAQNMNRTAEKISKTVFHQEAQENLQRSVTDFLTIVSQIARGDLTLRGKVTNDALGNVVDSVNYMLDNFTKVLERVRKGALDVSSSSNQILVASEQMLNGAVQQDQEITNTSSAVEELTVSMKQVSNNAEASAEAARRALDAAEQGNRAVRDTLDGMQRIRASVQATAKKIKSLGDRSLEISEIISVINDITEQTNLLALNAAIEAARAGEAGRGFAVVADEVRKLAEHSRNATKDIAALIKAIQAETNEAVVVMEEGTKEVEVGARLADQAGKALEAISSVVRQSAELVQEISLASKQQVRGTEGVANAMQIISNITRQTSQGARQTARTVEELVKLSEQLNEALSQFRVSTAAGPVEVKELSAAISRR, encoded by the coding sequence GTGAATTCGACGATCTGGATGCTGGTCCTGGTGAACGTGGTCGCCATGGCCGCGATGCTGGGGCTGGGCTACGGAGCCGGAGCCTGGGCCAAGGGCCTGCCCATCCTGGACGCGGTGAGCGCGTCCAGCCAGGCGGGCATGCGCCTGCTGGGCGGGCTGCTGGTGCTCTTCATCGCCGCGGGCATCACGTTCATCGTGCTGGGCAGCAAGGTGTCCAAGCCGGTGAAGGAGCTGACGGAGTTCTCCGAGCGTCTGGCGGCGGGCGATTACCGCGCCTCGGCCGACATCGACTCGCAGGACGACTTCGGCTTCATCGCCCAGAACATGAACCGCACCGCGGAGAAGATCTCCAAAACGGTCTTCCACCAGGAGGCGCAGGAGAACCTGCAGCGCTCGGTGACCGACTTCCTGACCATCGTCAGCCAGATCGCGCGCGGCGACCTGACCCTGCGCGGCAAGGTCACCAACGATGCGCTGGGCAACGTGGTGGACTCGGTCAACTACATGCTCGACAACTTCACCAAGGTGCTGGAGCGCGTGCGCAAGGGCGCCCTCGACGTCTCCAGCAGCTCCAACCAGATCCTGGTGGCCTCCGAGCAGATGCTCAATGGCGCGGTGCAGCAGGACCAGGAGATCACCAACACCTCGTCGGCGGTGGAAGAGCTGACGGTGTCGATGAAGCAGGTGTCGAACAACGCCGAGGCGAGCGCCGAAGCCGCCCGCCGCGCGCTGGACGCCGCCGAGCAGGGCAACCGCGCGGTGCGCGACACGCTGGACGGCATGCAGCGCATCCGGGCGTCGGTGCAGGCCACGGCCAAGAAGATCAAGTCGCTGGGCGACCGCTCGCTGGAGATCAGCGAGATCATCAGCGTCATCAACGACATCACCGAGCAGACCAACCTGCTGGCGCTCAACGCCGCCATCGAAGCGGCGCGCGCCGGCGAGGCCGGTCGCGGGTTCGCGGTGGTTGCCGACGAAGTCCGCAAGCTGGCCGAGCACTCGCGCAACGCCACCAAGGACATCGCCGCCCTGATCAAGGCCATCCAGGCGGAAACCAACGAGGCCGTGGTGGTCATGGAGGAGGGCACCAAGGAAGTGGAAGTCGGCGCCCGCCTGGCCGACCAGGCCGGCAAGGCGCTGGAAGCCATTTCGTCCGTCGTCCGCCAGTCGGCCGAGCTGGTGCAGGAGATCTCACTGGCTTCGAAGCAGCAGGTGCGCGGCACCGAAGGCGTGGCCAACGCCATGCAGATCATCTCCAACATCACGCGCCAGACCTCGCAGGGCGCCCGCCAGACGGCGCGCACCGTCGAAGAGCTGGTGAAGCTCTCCGAGCAATTGAACGAGGCCCTGTCGCAGTTCCGCGTCAGCACGGCCGCGGGTCCGGTCGAAGTGAAAGAACTCTCGGCCGCCATCAGCCGCCGGTAA
- a CDS encoding protein-glutamate O-methyltransferase CheR: protein MVERNQGTVSSHELSEIRALIEQRSGIHFDDSRERFLIARVREHMSDKRMLHGTDLMRLIRGSNVEYDALVERLLTQETSFFRYPAVFAALERKVLPELHMKKFWENPRSLRIWSAGCASGEEPYSVAITLAESLEFADAWNIHILATDISKQALQHAERGVYPRRELASLDLRQLENYFVRVGDQFMVKPRIRNMVSFAPVNLANGVYMGRFDCIFCMNVLIYFTEERRSQVIQRFYDYLEPGGYLFLGHSESVARLPVNFETTVAGDCLLYQRPNSSVARRSNAAAARESL from the coding sequence ATGGTGGAGAGGAACCAGGGCACGGTCAGCAGCCACGAGTTGTCGGAGATCCGCGCGCTCATCGAGCAGCGCTCGGGCATCCACTTCGACGACTCGCGCGAGCGCTTTCTCATCGCCCGCGTGCGCGAGCACATGAGCGACAAGCGCATGCTGCACGGGACCGACCTGATGCGCCTCATCCGCGGCTCCAACGTGGAATACGACGCCCTGGTGGAGCGGCTGCTCACCCAGGAAACCTCCTTCTTCCGCTATCCCGCCGTGTTCGCCGCGCTAGAGCGCAAGGTACTGCCCGAACTGCACATGAAGAAGTTCTGGGAGAACCCGCGCAGCCTGCGCATCTGGTCGGCGGGTTGCGCTTCCGGCGAAGAGCCCTATTCCGTCGCTATCACCCTGGCGGAGTCGCTGGAATTCGCCGACGCCTGGAACATCCACATCCTGGCCACCGATATCAGCAAGCAGGCGCTGCAGCATGCCGAGCGCGGTGTCTACCCCCGGCGCGAGCTGGCCAGCCTCGACCTGCGGCAGCTGGAGAACTATTTCGTGCGGGTGGGCGACCAGTTCATGGTCAAGCCCCGCATCCGCAACATGGTCAGCTTCGCCCCGGTGAACCTGGCCAACGGCGTGTACATGGGACGGTTCGACTGCATCTTCTGCATGAACGTCCTGATCTACTTCACCGAGGAGCGGCGCTCACAGGTCATCCAGCGCTTCTACGATTACCTCGAGCCCGGCGGTTATCTGTTCCTCGGCCACTCCGAGTCGGTGGCGCGGCTGCCGGTGAACTTCGAGACCACCGTGGCCGGCGACTGCCTCCTCTACCAGAGGCCCAACAGCAGCGTTGCGCGGCGCTCCAACGCAGCCGCTGCCCGGGAGAGCCTATGA
- a CDS encoding response regulator, with amino-acid sequence MSAPGQDFVEVFLQEASEHLQFLREYSGLLLDPYPAADDLDRLYVSAHTLGGASAMYGFPLFSEIAGKLAHIFQYAMNATIGAEAAPPLVEFISEAVAVLESDLLMISATGGEAAEDITAFKQKYPFAFTGPTPEEREKEAALEAAASVEHPAAAPEPPPQFAELPQDGDVPPEILEFFVPEAEEHLQVVTDCLLSLETNPNPEEIHRLFRAMHTIKGSAAQVGLHRIAHVAHRAEDLVGRLRDGELMPSAQIVDICLEAVDTLKKFLYRQWPDDQAMQSAVTSLLTRIAHLAPEEREPAVAAAVPTQVAETLVETPLGTSSETQQAASLPELAAEAQTLAAQAAELSQELEAARAQTQALRAELVEAARPEPAVESKEAEAEAAKKEPAGVPQSKSVRIALERLDRMMNAVGELVINRTRMVGRLNELEKLADVLNFSKARMSDKVAEFQEKYEFGRLASGNFAPTPKHVDPYPFSGGYSSYSHSFDPALAEFSELEMDRYDDFNILSRSLTEISADITEVLTQLDGFVRRVDSDIDEFTKLAHRLQDEITQARMVPIGNLYTRLTRTVRDAAKAAGKHVELTLAGAETELDNNIIQQISDPLIHLVRNAVAHGIERHDDRYAAGKPDQGNVAVRAYHRGNHIYIEVEDDGRGIDYEKVRSTAVENSLVSAEDAAKLGERDLLELLFHPGFSTAPRKTELAGRGVGLDVVRANLSQLNGEIEIETQKGVGSRFTLKVPLTLIISQALFVRCGESVFALPLAFVEEIRRLKESDIEEVGGKLLTKVRDVVTEVVRLDQSLGLERVEPVNGYYRLVIVNVAGRQVGVVVEEVIRKDEIVIKSLGEYMRNVKLFPGATIAPDGSLILLIDVNRLVAGESIERRPLMTSATAARIFAPGAAAVARGEIPAEAIDQVAPEKVVVLADDSISVRKFVGRMLEKAGYRVRLAADGLEALEIATQNRCDLVITDLEMPRTNGYELMTHLRQQPETRSLPVMVVTSRAGVKHRERALKEGASAFLTKPVQEDQFIAAVAQLIGSAAPVHKDAAAETVP; translated from the coding sequence ATGAGCGCCCCGGGCCAGGATTTCGTCGAAGTCTTCCTCCAGGAAGCGTCCGAGCACCTGCAGTTCCTGCGGGAGTACTCGGGGCTGCTGTTGGACCCTTATCCGGCGGCCGACGACTTGGACCGCCTGTACGTTTCCGCCCACACCCTGGGCGGCGCCTCGGCGATGTACGGCTTCCCGCTGTTCTCGGAGATCGCGGGCAAGCTGGCGCACATCTTCCAGTACGCGATGAATGCGACCATCGGAGCGGAAGCGGCCCCTCCGCTGGTCGAATTCATCTCGGAAGCGGTGGCGGTACTGGAGTCGGACCTGCTGATGATCAGCGCCACCGGAGGCGAAGCCGCCGAAGACATCACCGCCTTCAAGCAGAAGTATCCCTTCGCCTTCACCGGGCCCACGCCGGAGGAGCGAGAGAAGGAAGCGGCGCTGGAAGCGGCGGCGTCGGTCGAGCATCCGGCAGCGGCTCCGGAACCGCCGCCGCAGTTCGCCGAGCTGCCCCAGGACGGCGATGTGCCGCCCGAGATCCTCGAGTTCTTCGTGCCCGAGGCGGAAGAGCACCTGCAAGTCGTCACCGATTGCCTGCTCTCCCTCGAAACCAATCCGAATCCCGAAGAGATCCACCGCCTGTTCCGGGCCATGCACACCATCAAGGGGTCGGCGGCACAGGTGGGGCTGCACCGCATCGCGCATGTCGCCCACCGGGCCGAGGACCTGGTGGGACGCCTGCGCGACGGTGAGCTGATGCCTTCCGCCCAGATCGTGGACATCTGCCTGGAAGCGGTGGACACGCTCAAGAAGTTCCTCTACCGCCAGTGGCCTGACGACCAGGCGATGCAGTCGGCGGTGACGTCGCTGCTGACCCGCATCGCGCACCTGGCGCCGGAAGAGAGGGAACCTGCTGTCGCGGCAGCCGTGCCCACGCAGGTAGCCGAGACCTTGGTAGAGACGCCACTTGGGACGTCTTCTGAGACGCAGCAAGCTGCGTCTCTACCAGAACTTGCCGCCGAAGCCCAGACCCTTGCCGCTCAGGCCGCCGAACTCTCGCAAGAGCTGGAAGCCGCGCGCGCCCAGACCCAGGCCCTCCGTGCCGAGCTTGTGGAAGCCGCCAGGCCGGAGCCGGCAGTCGAATCCAAGGAAGCGGAGGCCGAGGCGGCCAAGAAAGAGCCCGCGGGCGTGCCGCAGTCCAAGTCCGTCCGCATCGCTCTGGAGCGCCTGGACCGCATGATGAATGCGGTCGGCGAACTGGTCATCAACCGTACCCGCATGGTGGGACGTCTCAACGAACTGGAGAAGCTGGCCGACGTGCTGAACTTCTCCAAGGCCCGCATGTCCGACAAGGTCGCCGAATTCCAGGAGAAGTACGAGTTCGGCCGCCTGGCGAGCGGCAACTTCGCTCCCACCCCGAAGCACGTCGATCCGTACCCGTTCTCCGGGGGCTACTCCAGCTATTCTCATTCCTTCGATCCCGCGCTGGCCGAGTTCAGCGAGCTGGAGATGGACCGCTACGACGACTTCAACATCCTCTCGCGCTCGCTGACCGAGATCTCCGCCGACATCACCGAGGTGCTGACCCAGCTCGACGGCTTCGTGCGCCGCGTGGATTCCGACATCGACGAGTTCACCAAGCTGGCCCACCGCCTGCAGGATGAGATCACCCAGGCCCGCATGGTACCCATTGGCAACCTCTACACCCGCCTGACCCGCACCGTGCGCGACGCCGCCAAGGCCGCGGGCAAGCATGTGGAGCTCACCCTGGCCGGGGCCGAGACTGAGCTCGACAACAACATCATCCAGCAGATCTCCGACCCGCTCATCCACCTGGTGCGCAACGCGGTGGCCCACGGCATCGAGCGTCACGACGACCGCTACGCCGCCGGCAAGCCTGACCAGGGCAACGTCGCGGTTCGCGCCTACCACCGCGGCAATCACATCTACATCGAGGTCGAGGACGACGGGCGGGGCATCGACTACGAGAAGGTCCGCAGCACCGCGGTCGAGAATAGCCTGGTCAGCGCGGAAGACGCTGCCAAGCTGGGCGAGCGCGACCTGCTCGAACTCCTCTTCCACCCCGGCTTCTCAACCGCGCCGCGCAAGACGGAACTCGCCGGCCGCGGCGTCGGCCTGGACGTGGTGCGGGCCAACCTTTCGCAGCTGAATGGCGAGATCGAGATCGAGACCCAGAAGGGAGTGGGCTCGCGCTTCACCCTCAAGGTCCCGCTCACCCTCATCATTTCCCAGGCGCTGTTCGTGCGCTGCGGCGAGAGCGTGTTCGCCCTGCCTTTGGCCTTCGTCGAAGAGATCCGCCGCCTGAAGGAGTCGGACATCGAGGAAGTCGGTGGCAAGCTGCTGACCAAGGTGCGCGACGTGGTCACCGAGGTGGTCCGGCTCGACCAGTCGCTCGGCCTGGAACGCGTCGAGCCGGTCAACGGCTACTACCGGCTGGTGATCGTCAATGTCGCAGGGCGGCAGGTTGGCGTGGTGGTCGAAGAGGTCATCCGCAAGGACGAGATCGTCATCAAGAGCCTGGGCGAGTACATGCGCAATGTGAAGCTGTTCCCCGGGGCCACCATCGCGCCCGACGGCAGCCTCATCCTGCTGATCGACGTCAACCGCCTGGTCGCCGGCGAATCCATCGAGCGGCGGCCGCTGATGACCAGCGCCACCGCGGCCCGCATCTTCGCTCCCGGCGCCGCCGCCGTGGCCCGCGGCGAGATCCCGGCGGAAGCCATCGACCAAGTGGCGCCCGAGAAAGTCGTCGTGCTGGCGGACGATTCCATCAGCGTCCGCAAGTTCGTGGGCCGCATGCTGGAGAAGGCCGGCTACCGCGTGCGCCTGGCGGCCGACGGTCTCGAGGCGTTAGAGATCGCAACCCAGAATCGCTGCGACCTGGTGATCACCGACCTGGAGATGCCGCGCACCAACGGCTACGAGCTGATGACCCACCTGCGGCAGCAACCCGAGACCCGCTCCCTCCCGGTCATGGTGGTGACCTCGCGCGCCGGCGTCAAGCATCGCGAGCGCGCGCTCAAGGAAGGCGCATCGGCGTTCCTGACCAAGCCGGTGCAGGAAGACCAGTTCATTGCGGCGGTGGCGCAGCTGATCGGCAGCGCCGCCCCCGTGCACAAAGACGCTGCGGCCGAGACGGTGCCCTGA
- a CDS encoding chemotaxis response regulator protein-glutamate methylesterase yields the protein MAGKRIRVLIVDDSAFMRKVLQSILTAEPDMEVCGEARDGREALAQSDALSPDVITMDINMPHMDGLQATELIMSQKPRPILIVSSESREGADTTLKALELGAIDFVAKPSAGVDLDMNSVRAELTRKLKMAAKVRVVRTAVRSKLQQEIATSAPRVEPAPMPPRPAPTTPGAALVSRANGKFPVVVIASSTGGPATLMKFVPMFPKDFPGTVILVQHMPGTFTSQFAQQLGEIAQIKVKDAEQGEILQPSTFYVCPGSHHLRITPTGRITLDNGPRITGYRPCADVSMETAAAFAGPMSIAVVLTGMGNDASLGVQKVKAAGGHVIAQDESTSVIFGMNAEAIKTGCVDQVLPLDNVFAAIEKRVLYVFGAARVGAL from the coding sequence ATGGCAGGCAAACGAATCCGGGTGTTGATCGTGGACGATTCGGCGTTCATGCGCAAGGTGCTGCAAAGCATCCTGACCGCCGAGCCCGACATGGAAGTGTGCGGGGAAGCGCGCGACGGGCGCGAAGCCTTGGCCCAGAGCGATGCCCTGTCTCCCGACGTCATCACCATGGACATTAACATGCCGCACATGGACGGGCTCCAGGCCACCGAGCTCATCATGTCGCAGAAGCCGCGGCCCATCCTGATCGTCAGCTCGGAGTCGCGCGAAGGCGCCGACACCACCCTCAAGGCGCTGGAGCTCGGGGCCATCGATTTCGTTGCCAAGCCCTCGGCCGGCGTGGACCTGGACATGAATTCGGTGCGCGCGGAATTGACCCGCAAGCTCAAGATGGCGGCCAAAGTGCGCGTGGTGCGCACCGCGGTGCGCAGCAAGCTCCAGCAAGAGATCGCGACCTCGGCGCCGCGGGTCGAGCCGGCGCCCATGCCACCGCGCCCGGCCCCGACCACTCCCGGGGCGGCGCTGGTCAGCCGGGCCAACGGCAAGTTCCCGGTCGTGGTCATTGCCTCCTCCACCGGCGGGCCCGCGACCCTGATGAAGTTCGTCCCTATGTTCCCCAAGGACTTTCCCGGCACTGTCATCTTGGTGCAGCACATGCCGGGGACCTTTACCTCGCAGTTCGCGCAGCAGTTGGGCGAGATCGCGCAGATCAAGGTCAAGGACGCGGAGCAGGGCGAGATCCTGCAGCCCTCGACCTTCTACGTCTGTCCGGGCTCGCACCACCTGCGCATCACGCCCACCGGGCGCATCACCCTGGACAATGGCCCGCGCATCACCGGCTACCGGCCCTGCGCCGACGTTTCCATGGAGACGGCTGCCGCATTCGCCGGTCCCATGAGCATCGCCGTCGTGCTCACCGGCATGGGCAATGACGCCTCCCTGGGCGTGCAGAAAGTGAAGGCCGCCGGCGGCCACGTGATCGCCCAGGACGAAAGCACCTCCGTGATCTTCGGCATGAACGCGGAAGCCATCAAGACCGGCTGCGTGGACCAGGTGCTCCCCTTGGACAATGTCTTTGCCGCCATCGAGAAGCGCGTGCTGTACGTTTTCGGCGCCGCGCGGGTAGGTGCCCTGTGA
- a CDS encoding chemotaxis protein CheW, whose translation MRIVRAETRKRVHHGEPMILFAVGGTTFAIAAAEVDEIRDLSGLEPLHPAHLGPKFAKFKHTLQRDGRTYFVVDANTHFRVLPTRHTRLLVLRGAPAAVLVDAIDRMTEIASLRPLPKAFAGEERDWYRGLALLKEDVVPVVAPGAFLSKAEGIVLKAALEKQAAKGAVAG comes from the coding sequence GTGAGGATCGTCCGGGCCGAGACGCGCAAGCGGGTGCACCATGGCGAGCCGATGATTCTGTTCGCCGTGGGCGGCACCACCTTCGCCATCGCCGCCGCCGAGGTGGACGAGATCCGCGACCTCTCCGGCCTGGAGCCTCTGCACCCCGCGCACCTCGGGCCCAAGTTCGCCAAGTTCAAACACACCCTGCAGCGCGACGGGCGCACTTATTTCGTGGTGGACGCCAACACCCACTTCCGCGTGCTGCCCACGCGTCACACCCGCCTGCTGGTGCTGCGCGGCGCGCCCGCTGCTGTCCTGGTGGACGCCATCGACCGCATGACCGAGATCGCCAGCCTGCGCCCCCTGCCCAAGGCATTCGCCGGCGAGGAGCGTGATTGGTATCGTGGGCTGGCTCTCTTGAAGGAGGATGTCGTGCCCGTGGTGGCCCCGGGCGCTTTCCTTAGCAAGGCGGAGGGCATAGTCTTGAAGGCAGCGCTCGAGAAGCAGGCCGCGAAGGGAGCGGTCGCCGGATGA
- a CDS encoding chemotaxis protein CheW, with amino-acid sequence MTRTFKGEPSFVLFPLGKKRFALPAGVVTELARPDRLRSFPHTTRMLAGVLLRRGQIVPVCDIAPVLVGEDAAPRKFFLIANRYFGNTREWTAIPVSGECELASTELLPVTGKLPRYVIGLLSLADEIVQVLDLGLLHAAEATA; translated from the coding sequence ATGACACGCACCTTCAAAGGCGAGCCGTCCTTCGTCCTCTTCCCCCTGGGGAAGAAGCGCTTTGCCTTGCCCGCCGGCGTCGTGACCGAACTGGCCCGCCCCGACCGCCTGCGGTCCTTCCCGCACACTACGCGGATGCTGGCTGGCGTGCTGTTGCGGCGCGGCCAGATCGTGCCGGTCTGCGACATCGCTCCGGTACTGGTGGGCGAAGATGCGGCGCCCCGCAAGTTCTTCCTCATCGCCAATCGCTACTTTGGAAACACCCGCGAGTGGACCGCCATCCCGGTCAGCGGCGAATGCGAATTGGCGAGCACCGAGTTGCTGCCGGTCACGGGCAAGCTCCCCCGGTACGTGATCGGGTTGCTCTCGCTGGCGGATGAGATCGTGCAAGTCCTGGACCTGGGGCTGCTGCACGCAGCGGAGGCGACCGCATGA